A region from the Tautonia marina genome encodes:
- a CDS encoding sigma 54-interacting transcriptional regulator, translating to MALLSPAENRIAGAIAGIGYCNPFLPDRLELERQALGDAFVEVGSVIWARPGVPIERLFPNVLLLRRRAETLVEEMRSRLVQGQSASEEELLLYEDLALYLLYSHHMSAFDGLVMRDREGDPVGFWKEFQGEFERLLRIPGRRLPSAHNPAVIFAGFYQIERAFAHIFQKIIGGSMPAARLRAAAWDSIFTRDMRRYTRFLHDRMAPITTLITGPSGSGKELVAQAIGRSRYLAFDEESRRFNRSDYTPLNLSAFSPTLIESELFGHVKGAFSGAIDRKGWLEQCSGPDDTVFLDEIGELAEAIQVKLLRVLQDRRFVRVGETTTRPREFHGKIIAATNRDLSAAMRDGRFREDFFHRLCDDHITTPSLADQLADPDRRSQELTELVRFLASELLGELSPGPDGSSEAERLALEADALTREVVDWIEKNLRDYSWPGNVRELSRCVRNVMVRGSYRPPLPTAQAGNRGPVEQYLDQVREASLSSDDLVGRYFAMAYHRTGANYKEAGRRLGVDWRVVRSRLDRAFLDQIRSRADQ from the coding sequence ATGGCCCTTCTCAGCCCGGCGGAGAATCGGATCGCCGGAGCGATTGCCGGGATCGGCTATTGCAACCCGTTCCTGCCCGATCGCCTGGAACTGGAGCGACAGGCGCTGGGAGATGCGTTCGTCGAGGTCGGCTCGGTCATCTGGGCCCGACCGGGAGTGCCGATCGAGCGGTTGTTCCCGAATGTCCTCCTGCTGAGGAGGCGCGCCGAGACGCTCGTCGAGGAGATGCGTTCTCGCCTGGTGCAGGGCCAATCGGCTTCAGAAGAGGAACTCCTCCTCTACGAGGACCTCGCCCTCTACCTGCTCTACAGCCATCACATGAGCGCCTTCGACGGCCTGGTGATGCGGGATCGGGAGGGTGATCCCGTCGGGTTCTGGAAGGAGTTTCAAGGCGAGTTCGAGCGGCTGCTTCGCATTCCGGGGAGGCGGCTCCCTTCGGCTCACAACCCGGCGGTGATCTTCGCCGGTTTCTATCAGATCGAGCGGGCGTTCGCGCACATCTTCCAGAAGATCATTGGCGGCTCGATGCCGGCCGCCAGGCTCCGGGCGGCGGCCTGGGACTCCATCTTCACCCGAGACATGCGCCGCTACACGCGATTCCTTCACGACCGGATGGCCCCGATCACGACCCTGATTACGGGCCCTTCAGGCAGCGGAAAGGAGCTTGTGGCCCAGGCGATCGGTCGGTCGCGCTATCTTGCCTTTGATGAAGAGTCCCGGCGATTCAACCGATCAGACTATACGCCGCTGAACCTGTCTGCCTTCAGCCCGACCTTGATCGAATCGGAGCTGTTCGGCCACGTCAAGGGTGCCTTCAGCGGGGCCATTGATCGCAAGGGGTGGCTGGAGCAATGCTCTGGCCCCGACGACACGGTGTTCCTGGATGAGATCGGCGAGCTCGCCGAGGCGATTCAGGTCAAGCTGCTCCGCGTTCTCCAGGACCGGCGCTTCGTGCGGGTAGGCGAGACGACGACCCGGCCCCGGGAATTCCACGGTAAGATCATTGCCGCGACGAATCGGGACCTCAGCGCCGCGATGCGAGACGGACGATTCCGCGAAGATTTCTTCCACCGCCTCTGCGACGACCACATCACGACCCCTTCGCTTGCCGATCAACTGGCCGACCCCGATCGAAGAAGCCAGGAGCTGACGGAACTGGTCCGGTTCCTCGCCAGCGAACTCCTCGGCGAGCTGAGCCCCGGGCCTGACGGGTCGTCCGAGGCCGAGCGACTGGCCCTGGAAGCCGATGCGCTGACCCGGGAGGTCGTCGATTGGATCGAGAAGAACCTGCGAGACTATTCCTGGCCCGGCAACGTTCGAGAGCTCAGCCGATGCGTCCGGAACGTCATGGTCCGTGGCTCGTATCGGCCCCCTTTGCCGACGGCCCAGGCCGGCAACCGCGGGCCGGTCGAACAGTACCTCGATCAGGTCCGAGAGGCCTCGCTCTCAAGCGATGACCTGGTCGGCCGTTACTTCGCGATGGCCTACCACCGGACGGGAGCGAATTACAAGGAGGCAGGGCGCCGCCTCGGGGTCGATTGGCGAGTCGTCCGCTCCCGCCTCGATCGGGCATTTCTTGATCAAATCCGATCCCGGGCGGATCAATAA
- a CDS encoding M28 family peptidase: MTRRPAFARRVRITAGIMTLALLGAAIGSYSAMIRMPGRSHRGPLPPLDQEQESLRAMLARSVDLLAVEIGGRSLDGNQEGLARAADALGDELSRFGYEVERQSFEVRGRSCSNLIVEIPGSRKPDEIVVVGAHYDSCGDAPAANDNASGVAATLALAHSFAAKRSVADRTLRFVLFTNEEPPFFQTETMGSRVYARRCRARGEAVVAMLCLETIGFYSDEPGSQQYPFPLSAFYPSRGNFIGFVGDLASRKLVRRVVGSFRSHAAFPSEGTALPGGLPGVGWSDHWSFWQEGYPAVMVTDTAPFRYPQYHTPEDTPDKLDFDRMARVVAGLDRVIADLIANPSDPDFNSQATETAK, encoded by the coding sequence ATGACGCGACGCCCCGCTTTCGCCCGTCGCGTGCGGATCACTGCAGGCATCATGACCCTGGCCCTTCTGGGGGCCGCGATCGGGAGCTATTCCGCCATGATTCGGATGCCAGGCCGGAGTCATCGGGGGCCGCTGCCGCCTCTCGATCAGGAGCAGGAGTCCCTGCGAGCGATGCTCGCGCGATCCGTCGATCTCCTTGCCGTCGAGATTGGCGGCAGGTCGCTGGACGGCAACCAGGAGGGGCTGGCCAGGGCAGCAGATGCTCTCGGCGACGAACTGTCGAGGTTCGGGTACGAGGTCGAGCGTCAGTCGTTCGAGGTCCGGGGGCGGAGTTGCTCGAACCTGATCGTCGAGATCCCAGGCTCCCGGAAGCCCGACGAGATCGTGGTCGTCGGGGCCCATTACGACTCGTGCGGCGACGCCCCGGCGGCCAACGACAACGCCTCCGGAGTCGCGGCAACGCTCGCCCTCGCCCATTCCTTCGCCGCGAAGCGGTCGGTGGCGGACCGCACCCTTCGCTTCGTGCTGTTCACCAACGAAGAGCCACCGTTCTTCCAAACCGAAACGATGGGCAGCCGGGTCTACGCCCGGAGATGCCGAGCGCGGGGCGAGGCGGTCGTCGCCATGCTTTGCCTGGAGACAATCGGCTTCTACTCCGATGAGCCCGGGAGCCAGCAGTACCCGTTCCCGCTGAGCGCCTTCTATCCGTCCCGGGGAAACTTCATCGGGTTCGTGGGGGATCTCGCCTCGCGAAAGCTGGTCAGGCGCGTCGTCGGGTCGTTCCGATCGCACGCGGCCTTCCCCTCCGAGGGCACGGCCTTACCGGGAGGCCTTCCGGGCGTCGGCTGGTCCGATCACTGGTCGTTCTGGCAGGAGGGCTATCCCGCCGTGATGGTGACCGACACCGCGCCCTTCCGCTATCCCCAGTATCACACTCCCGAAGACACACCAGACAAGCTCGACTTCGACCGCATGGCCCGGGTCGTCGCCGGCCTCGATCGCGTAATCGCCGACCTGATCGCGAACCCTTCGGACCCAGACTTCAACTCGCAGGCAACGGAGACCGCCAAATGA
- a CDS encoding M20 family peptidase, with translation MTSIDQSRRPVGWTRQWLRRGGVGMAGMVLTLPTILAVNTLGFRSKQLDIPPADRIEPLEGFAERLGNAIRLRTVAPGEREPFDPTPFDAMADLLAESFPKVHERLDRQVFGGHSLLYRWQGTDPTQRPILLMSHLDVVPVEDGTEDDWTHPPYSGTIADGFIWGRGALDVKCGALGMLEAVERLLIDDFRPACDVYLAFGHDEEVGGLEGNRVIAQALQEQGVRFRFVLDEGGGLTEGIIDGINAPVAFVGIAEKGNALLDLVATGGGHSSMPPRQTAVGRLASGIARLEANPFAPRLDGATGAMLDHLGPEMPWPRRAAIANRWLTGGLIAAQFSNEPSLNALIRTTTAVTVFRGGETGNSLPGRAEARINVRLRPGDSAEAVRDRIMTLVGDDEVNIERWDVGSEASAVSSTASPSFKLLHRTIAEVYPGSIVAPGLSMVATDSRHYAAIADDIYRFLPLRVTGDDLERIHGTDERIGVEDYAALIGFLARLIRNAAAEVDQDGSATKAGGEIER, from the coding sequence ATGACGTCGATTGATCAATCCCGAAGGCCGGTTGGCTGGACCCGGCAATGGCTCCGCCGAGGTGGAGTCGGCATGGCGGGGATGGTCCTCACGCTGCCGACCATCCTCGCTGTCAACACGCTCGGGTTTCGCAGCAAGCAACTCGACATTCCTCCGGCCGATCGGATCGAGCCCCTGGAAGGTTTCGCGGAGCGGCTGGGGAACGCCATTCGGCTCCGGACGGTCGCCCCGGGGGAGAGGGAGCCGTTCGATCCCACGCCCTTCGACGCGATGGCCGACCTTCTGGCCGAGTCGTTCCCCAAGGTCCACGAGCGGCTTGATCGGCAGGTCTTCGGCGGGCACAGCCTGCTCTACCGATGGCAAGGGACCGACCCGACCCAACGGCCAATCTTGCTCATGTCCCATCTCGACGTGGTTCCGGTCGAGGACGGGACCGAGGACGACTGGACCCATCCCCCGTACTCAGGGACGATCGCCGACGGCTTCATCTGGGGCCGAGGGGCCCTGGACGTGAAGTGCGGTGCGCTCGGGATGCTGGAGGCCGTCGAGCGGCTCCTGATCGACGACTTCCGGCCGGCATGCGACGTCTATCTCGCATTCGGCCACGACGAGGAGGTCGGCGGCCTGGAAGGGAATCGCGTGATCGCCCAGGCGCTGCAGGAACAAGGCGTCCGCTTCCGATTCGTTCTGGACGAGGGGGGTGGGCTGACCGAGGGAATCATCGACGGGATCAACGCGCCCGTAGCCTTTGTCGGGATTGCCGAGAAGGGGAATGCTCTGCTCGACCTGGTGGCAACGGGCGGTGGGCATTCCTCGATGCCTCCGCGACAGACGGCCGTCGGCCGGCTCGCCTCGGGGATCGCTCGCCTGGAGGCCAACCCCTTTGCCCCTCGGCTCGACGGTGCCACCGGCGCGATGCTCGACCACCTCGGGCCCGAGATGCCCTGGCCCCGCCGCGCGGCGATCGCCAACCGCTGGCTGACCGGGGGGCTGATCGCGGCTCAGTTCTCGAACGAGCCCTCGTTGAACGCGCTGATCCGCACCACCACCGCGGTCACGGTGTTCCGGGGCGGCGAGACCGGCAATTCGCTCCCTGGGCGTGCCGAAGCCCGAATCAACGTCCGCTTGCGGCCTGGAGATTCGGCAGAGGCTGTCCGGGATCGCATCATGACGCTGGTCGGCGACGACGAGGTGAATATCGAGCGGTGGGACGTCGGCTCGGAGGCCTCGGCCGTCTCGTCAACCGCGTCGCCGTCCTTCAAGCTGCTGCATCGGACGATCGCCGAGGTCTACCCCGGCTCGATCGTGGCGCCGGGCCTTTCGATGGTCGCGACCGATTCGAGGCATTACGCGGCGATCGCCGACGACATCTACCGCTTTCTGCCGCTACGGGTGACGGGCGACGACCTGGAGCGGATTCACGGCACCGACGAACGGATCGGCGTGGAGGACTACGCCGCCCTCATCGGATTCCTCGCCAGACTGATCCGGAATGCGGCGGCCGAGGTCGATCAGGACGGGAGCGCCACGAAGGCCGGCGGAGAGATCGAGCGATGA
- a CDS encoding M24 family metallopeptidase: protein MTQITVDEYRERMERLGDAVKSAGLDLFLVSSFDSIYYLTGAGFEPLERPFFLLVGPGRDRKPELIVPRLDERHMRKASHLVGTIHTYREYPAPEGRRWIDELLQRIGPARRIGIEPSLARGLSDEIADREVIAVPLVEQLRAVKTPAEIAMIRRAARYADLAVGRLLDASYRGATAAACYARTGGLTKTIIREQNPFEPLTTRVLMATWPAPRSAQPHSVPDLNDRLGPGAHVALAFLRVNGYAAECERTYFTVPPDAESRGVFRAMNEARHLVFRSIRPGLSCGELDAMVSEFLRARGFEGEDCRLHRLGHGIGLGNHEAPWLAEGSEDELGENMVVSVEPGIYVSPGSSPGGGFRHSDTVLVTADGCERLTRFTDDLDELIVRGWRPLARLNSAMVSGALDLRGKRPQP from the coding sequence ATGACTCAGATCACCGTTGACGAATATCGCGAGCGGATGGAACGCCTCGGCGACGCGGTCAAGAGCGCCGGCCTCGACCTCTTCCTGGTCTCCTCGTTCGACAGCATCTACTACCTGACCGGGGCGGGCTTCGAGCCGCTCGAACGACCGTTCTTCCTGCTCGTCGGCCCGGGGCGAGACCGCAAGCCGGAATTGATCGTCCCCCGGCTCGACGAGCGCCACATGCGCAAGGCGAGCCACCTTGTCGGGACCATTCACACCTATCGCGAATACCCGGCGCCCGAGGGGAGGCGATGGATCGACGAACTCTTGCAACGGATCGGCCCGGCCCGTCGGATTGGCATCGAGCCCTCGCTCGCCCGGGGGCTCTCGGACGAGATCGCCGACCGAGAGGTGATCGCCGTGCCGCTGGTCGAGCAACTCCGAGCCGTCAAGACTCCGGCAGAGATTGCGATGATCCGCCGGGCGGCCCGATACGCCGACCTCGCCGTTGGCCGACTCCTGGACGCCTCCTATCGAGGGGCAACGGCCGCGGCCTGCTACGCCCGGACCGGGGGACTCACGAAGACGATCATCCGGGAGCAGAATCCGTTTGAGCCGCTGACGACTCGCGTCCTGATGGCAACCTGGCCCGCGCCGAGGAGCGCGCAGCCGCACTCGGTCCCCGACCTCAACGACCGGCTCGGCCCGGGGGCACACGTCGCCCTGGCCTTCCTTCGGGTCAACGGCTACGCCGCCGAATGCGAGCGGACCTACTTCACGGTCCCGCCCGACGCCGAGTCGCGAGGTGTCTTCCGAGCGATGAACGAGGCTCGGCACCTGGTCTTCCGATCGATCCGCCCCGGTCTATCTTGCGGAGAGCTGGATGCCATGGTCTCCGAGTTCCTCCGGGCCAGAGGATTTGAAGGCGAGGACTGCCGACTTCACCGACTCGGACACGGAATCGGCCTGGGCAACCACGAGGCCCCCTGGCTCGCGGAAGGCTCCGAGGACGAGCTGGGCGAGAACATGGTCGTCAGCGTCGAGCCCGGCATTTATGTATCGCCCGGGTCCTCACCCGGGGGCGGCTTTCGGCACTCCGATACTGTTCTGGTGACGGCGGATGGCTGCGAGCGTCTCACACGATTCACCGACGACCTGGACGAGCTGATTGTTCGGGGCTGGAGGCCGCTCGCCCGACTGAACAGCGCGATGGTCTCCGGAGCCCTCGACCTGCGCGGGAAACGCCCCCAGCCCTGA
- a CDS encoding DUF1501 domain-containing protein, whose translation MIRLLGPGSRLCDGYRRREILRIGGLGLLGGLGLPDLARGGVGPTAAPLTAGNAFGKAKSCIVLFLMGGPPQHSTWDPKPDAPAEVRGDFGPIATTVPGLSISELLPHTAKVADKLCLLRAVSTGDNAHSSSGYYMLTGQPHQPKNFENANPGPPNDAPVIGALLGTLGQSDAPLPPTVTLPMRIFNTDGSVWPGQDAGLLGRAADPWLLNARLSPEGYRIQEIDLPADLDPTRLGERMGLLDRIERGLDASPSDTVDPFDEHSRRAFDLLQSSGSRRAFDLAQEPEAVRTRYGETPFGQGVLLARRLVEAGVRLVQVNWYRGPDEPPANPCWDSHVAESSRLKDVLVPPTDLAFSALIEDLDHRGMLDETLVVCMAEFGRSPRLDANGGRGHWGSVFSVALAGGGIKGGQVFGSSDEIGAYPRDGLVRPEDLTATLFHCLGYAPHSEYLDPLGRPHPVSRGEVIHSIL comes from the coding sequence ATGATACGACTGCTCGGCCCCGGATCCCGGCTCTGCGACGGTTACCGACGCCGGGAAATCCTCCGCATTGGCGGCCTCGGCCTGCTCGGTGGCCTCGGGTTGCCCGACCTTGCCCGGGGTGGCGTGGGTCCAACCGCTGCCCCCCTGACGGCAGGCAATGCCTTCGGGAAGGCGAAGTCCTGTATCGTGCTTTTCCTGATGGGAGGCCCGCCGCAGCATTCCACCTGGGATCCCAAGCCCGACGCTCCCGCCGAGGTCCGGGGAGATTTCGGCCCGATCGCCACGACGGTTCCCGGCCTCTCGATCTCCGAGTTGCTGCCTCACACCGCGAAGGTTGCCGACAAGCTTTGCCTGCTGCGGGCCGTCTCGACCGGCGACAACGCCCACTCCTCCAGCGGCTATTACATGCTCACCGGGCAGCCCCATCAGCCCAAGAACTTCGAAAACGCCAATCCGGGGCCGCCCAACGACGCCCCCGTGATCGGTGCCCTTCTGGGGACGCTCGGGCAGTCGGACGCCCCTTTGCCGCCGACGGTCACGCTCCCGATGCGGATCTTCAATACCGACGGAAGCGTTTGGCCCGGCCAGGATGCCGGGTTGCTCGGCCGGGCGGCAGACCCCTGGTTGCTCAATGCCCGGCTCTCGCCAGAGGGCTACCGCATTCAGGAAATCGACCTGCCCGCCGACCTCGACCCGACCCGCCTTGGGGAGCGCATGGGCCTGCTCGATCGGATCGAGCGCGGCCTCGACGCCAGCCCCTCGGACACCGTCGACCCCTTCGACGAGCACTCCCGGCGGGCCTTCGACCTCTTGCAGTCCTCCGGATCGCGCCGGGCCTTCGACCTGGCTCAGGAACCGGAGGCCGTCCGAACACGTTACGGGGAAACCCCTTTCGGCCAGGGAGTGCTGCTGGCCCGAAGGCTGGTCGAGGCCGGTGTCCGGCTCGTGCAGGTCAACTGGTATCGAGGTCCGGACGAGCCCCCCGCCAACCCCTGCTGGGATAGCCACGTTGCCGAATCGAGCCGCTTGAAGGACGTCCTCGTGCCGCCGACGGACCTGGCCTTCTCGGCGCTGATTGAGGATCTGGATCATCGTGGCATGCTCGACGAAACGCTGGTCGTTTGCATGGCCGAATTCGGCCGCAGTCCCCGGCTCGACGCGAACGGCGGCCGAGGGCACTGGGGCTCGGTCTTCTCCGTCGCGCTCGCCGGTGGTGGGATCAAGGGGGGCCAGGTGTTTGGCTCGTCCGACGAGATCGGGGCCTACCCTCGAGACGGCCTGGTGCGTCCGGAAGACCTGACCGCCACCCTCTTCCACTGCCTCGGATACGCCCCGCACTCCGAGTATCTCGACCCGCTCGGTCGCCCGCACCCGGTTAGCCGGGGAGAGGTGATCCACTCCATCCTCTGA
- a CDS encoding efflux RND transporter periplasmic adaptor subunit, translated as MMRLSQFLMPKGFVVGLLLGAVVGGMAIVLVPWSPVLPSNSRAATDTGGDHEGHEEDEHVPGLVELPKEQWRAAGLRIEPAVRGDLTLVRTVTGKVTTNEDRLAHVYSLVEGVVHEVYVRFGDRVEQGAELALIDSREIGQAKLDLVAARQGIRIAEVNEEWAVTIHQNVSDLINALEAEPPVQEVVGRFEGRPMGEYREQLISSYAKMVQARTEFDRDLELNRLNVLSDKQYLQTKAAYESALSTFKALMEQIAFTSEQHLLQARQALEQAQVAEGSARSALMILGYDEGQVASMDPLGEGEDVAHYTIDAPFAGTITQKDVVIDERVGPQIKLFDLADLSTVWVQADIYEKDLSLLAGLLGRTTRFRTEAYPDRIFEAEVFYAGDLVDPETRTVRLVAEADNSDQLLKPGQFATVELPAGIAEDVLHVPSMALQEDRDETYVFVHLGDEDFERRDVVVGRRIPGQAVEVVEGLSPGEPVVVSGAFALKSAMLGEALGEAGHAH; from the coding sequence ATGATGCGATTGTCGCAATTCTTGATGCCGAAAGGCTTTGTCGTCGGCCTGCTGCTGGGCGCCGTCGTCGGCGGCATGGCCATCGTTCTCGTCCCCTGGAGTCCCGTCCTTCCCTCCAACAGTCGGGCAGCGACGGACACCGGAGGGGATCATGAGGGGCATGAGGAGGACGAGCACGTCCCCGGCCTCGTCGAGCTCCCCAAGGAGCAATGGCGGGCCGCCGGGCTCCGGATCGAGCCGGCCGTCCGGGGAGACCTGACCCTGGTCCGCACGGTCACGGGCAAGGTCACCACCAACGAGGACCGCCTGGCTCATGTCTACTCGCTGGTCGAGGGGGTCGTCCACGAGGTCTACGTTCGCTTCGGCGATCGCGTCGAGCAGGGAGCCGAGCTGGCTCTGATCGACAGCCGGGAGATCGGCCAGGCGAAGCTCGACCTGGTCGCGGCCCGCCAGGGGATCCGGATTGCCGAGGTCAACGAGGAGTGGGCCGTAACCATTCACCAGAATGTCTCCGACCTGATCAACGCCCTCGAAGCCGAGCCGCCCGTGCAGGAGGTCGTCGGCCGTTTCGAGGGCCGCCCGATGGGCGAGTACCGCGAGCAGTTGATCTCCTCCTATGCCAAGATGGTCCAGGCCCGCACCGAGTTCGATCGCGATCTGGAACTCAACCGCCTCAACGTGTTAAGCGATAAGCAGTACCTCCAGACCAAGGCGGCGTATGAATCGGCCCTGTCAACCTTCAAGGCCCTGATGGAGCAGATCGCCTTTACCTCCGAACAGCACCTGCTCCAGGCCCGCCAGGCATTGGAGCAGGCGCAGGTCGCCGAGGGCTCGGCCCGATCGGCCCTGATGATCCTCGGCTACGACGAGGGGCAAGTGGCGTCGATGGACCCGCTTGGCGAGGGGGAGGATGTGGCCCACTACACCATCGACGCCCCGTTCGCCGGGACAATCACCCAGAAGGACGTGGTCATCGATGAGCGCGTTGGGCCGCAGATCAAGCTGTTCGACCTGGCCGACCTGTCGACCGTCTGGGTGCAGGCCGACATCTACGAGAAGGATCTCTCCCTGCTGGCCGGCCTCCTGGGCCGAACGACCCGTTTTCGAACCGAGGCCTACCCCGATCGGATCTTCGAGGCCGAGGTCTTCTACGCAGGCGACCTTGTCGACCCTGAAACACGCACCGTTCGGCTGGTGGCCGAGGCCGACAACTCTGATCAGCTGCTCAAGCCAGGGCAGTTCGCCACGGTCGAGCTGCCCGCCGGGATCGCGGAGGATGTGCTGCATGTGCCGTCGATGGCCTTGCAAGAGGACCGCGACGAAACGTACGTCTTCGTCCACCTCGGCGACGAGGACTTTGAGCGGCGAGACGTGGTGGTCGGCCGCCGGATTCCGGGCCAGGCGGTCGAGGTCGTCGAGGGGCTGAGCCCCGGCGAGCCGGTCGTCGTCTCCGGAGCGTTCGCCCTGAAATCGGCAATGCTCGGCGAAGCGCTGGGTGAAGCCGGACACGCGCACTAA